One window of Papaver somniferum cultivar HN1 chromosome 9, ASM357369v1, whole genome shotgun sequence genomic DNA carries:
- the LOC113313591 gene encoding L-gulonolactone oxidase 2-like, which yields MSSYLGKSKSVSQFFSFVLTCHLFLLIGFIHSSPPENPIKCSSKNNSNCTVTNSLGAFPDRAICKVSNAIYPQTEQELIAAVAMASMNKIKVKVATRYSHSLPKLVCPDESPNGNLLISTMNLNRTLSIDSSTMIMTVESGVLLRDVISKAAKVGLALPASPYWWGLTIGGMISTGAHGSTLWGNGSYVHDYVIGLRIVTPASPEEGYAKVRVLDNNHPDIKAAKLSLGVLGVISQVTLKLQPLFKRSLTIVREDDSDLATRATTFGKEHEFGDITWYPYQRRALYRLDDRVSINTSGNGLNDFTGFRSTLTPVLAAVRVSEETQEAIGDANGKCISARVTTFGLRITGFGYSNDGNLFKGYPIVGYQNRLQASGSCIDSSSNDLITSCAWDPRIKGNFYHQTAVNLPLSKVQNFIEDVQKLRDLLPEAFCGLELGNGILMRYIKGSNAYFGTEEDSIDFDITYYRSKNGSTPRLFQDILEEVEQIAVFKYAGIPHWGKNRNLGFIGAINKYKHAAEFLKVKESYDPTGVFSSKWTNQILGLDQSGVTIVKDGCALEGLCICSEDIHCAPKKGYVCRPGGLYTSARVCTDINRVDSDISITTLKEEEEDLGFSDM from the exons ATGTCAAGCTACTTAGGAAAATCAAAAAGTGTTTCTCAGTTTTTTAGCTTTGTGCTAACATGTCATTTGTTTCTACTTATTGGTTTCATTCATTCTTCCCCACCAGAAAATCCCATAAAATGTTCTTCAAAGAATAACAGTAATTGCACTGTTACGAATTCTCTAGGTGCATTTCCAGACAGAGCAATATGTAAAGTATCAAATGCTATTTACCCTCAGACAGAACAAGAACTTATTGCAGCAGTAGCTATGGCTTCCATGAACAAAATCAAGGTGAAAGTTGCAACTAGGTATTCTCACAGTCTACCAAAGTTGGTTTGTCCAGACGAGAGTCCGAATGGTAATTTACTCATAAGCACTATGAACCTCAACCGGACTTTAAGTATCGATAGTTCCACGATGATCATGACAGTTGAATCCGGCGTGTTACTTCGAGATGTGATTTCGAAGGCGGCTAAAGTTGGATTAGCACTTCCTGCTAGTCCTTACTGGTGGGGTTTAACTATCGGCGGTATGATTTCTACTGGTGCCCATGGAAGTACTTTATGGGGTAATGGAAGTTATGTTCACGACTATGTGATAGGCCTTCGGATAGTCACACCTGCTAGCCCTGAGGAAGGTTATGCCAAAGTGAGGGTTCTTGATAATAATCACCCTGACATTAAAGCAGCCAAGTTATCCCTTGGAGTTCTTGGTGTTATTTCACAG GTTACTCTTAAACTCCAGCCACTTTTCAAACGATCTCTAACCATTGTTAGGGAGGACGATTCAGATTTAGCGACTCGGGCAACCACCTTCGGCAAAGAACATGAGTTCGGAGACATAACTTGGTATCCTTATCAACGTAGGGCACTTTATCGACTTGATGACAGAGTCTCCATAAATACATCCGGAAATGGTCTCAATGACTTCACAGGTTTTCGTTCTACATTGACACCAGTTTTAGCCGCTGTAAGAGTTTCAG AGGAGACCCAAGAAGCAATAGGTGATGCGAATGGGAAATGCATCAGCGCAAGGGTAACCACATTTGGATTAAGGATTACCGGATTTGGATATTCAAATGACGGTAATTTGTTTAAAGGTTACCCGATAGTTGGATATCAAAATCGCTTACAAGCCTCAGGAAGCTGTATAGATAGCTCGTCAAATGATCTAATCACATCATGTGCATGGGATCCAAGAATAAAGGGCAACTTCTATCACCAAACTGCTGTCAATCTACCTCTATCAAAAGTTCAGAACTTTATCGAGGATGTACAGAAACTTAGAGATTTACTACCCGAAGCTTTCTGTGGTTTAGAGCTTGGAAATGGAATCCTAATGAGATACATAAAGGGTTCAAATGCTTACTTTGGTACAGAAGAAGATTCCATCGATTTCGATATAACCTATTATAGAAGTAAAAATGGTTCGACACCTAGACTTTTCCAAGACATATTAGAAGAAGTAGAACAGATCGCAGTTTTTAAGTATGCAGGAATACCACACTGGGGTAAAAACCGCAATCTTGGGTTTATTGGTGCAATCAATAAGTATAAACATGCTGCCGAGTTTTTAAAAGTGAAAGAGAGTTACGATCCTACTGGAGTGTTTTCAAGTAAATGGACAAATCAAATCCTTGGTTTAGATCAAAGTGGTGTGACCATTGTTAAGGATGGTTGTGCCCTGGAAGGACTTTGTATATGCTCTGAGGATATTCATTGTGCACCCAAAAAGGGGTACGTTTGTCGACCAGGCGGACTTTATACAAGTGCTAGAGTTTGCACCGATATAAACAGAGTCGATTCAGATATCAGTATCACTACACttaaagaggaggaggaggacctTGGATTTTCAGACATGTAA
- the LOC113309182 gene encoding pistil-specific extensin-like protein, translated as MGKEIGMIVGVIASILLLNNVIISSEGLTKEEQKLIYVAAKVLCQDCNGDWINGAKPIEGSSVSILCMDDANKKVVYRGSNKTNKKGEFGIILNQKSINGKDIIKPELCTVKLESSPNPDCYIPTDFGGGRLGVKLNSVRPSFDQLRPNVTKYRLGPFSYTTPLCDEIDTS; from the exons ATGGGCAAGGAAATAGGGATGATTGTTGGTGTAATTGCAAGTATTTTGTTGCTGAACAATGTCATCATCTCAAGTGAAGGTTTGACCAAAGAGGAACAGAAGCTGATATATGTTGCTGCCAAGGTTCTGTGCCAGGACTGCAATGGGGATTGGATTAATGGAGCTAAGCCTATTGAAG GGTCCAGTGTATCCATATTGTGCATGGATGATGCAAACAAAAAGGTGGTGTACAGGGGAAGCAACAAAACGAACAAAAAGGGCGAGTTCGGAATAATCTTAAACCAGAAATCTATCAATGGAAAAGATATTATTAAGCCAGAATTATGCACGGTTAAGCTTGAATCGTCACCGAATCCAGACTGTTACATTCCTACAGATTTTGGAGGAGGCAGGCTAGGGGTGAAGTTGAATAGTGTGCGTCCTTCATTCGATCAACTCCGGCCCAACGTTACAAAGTACAGACTTGGACCTTTCTCATACACAACTCCTCTTTGTGACGAAATTGATACTTCGTAA
- the LOC113309145 gene encoding vacuolar protein sorting-associated protein 41 homolog, with protein sequence MGHSPSENGVEGDDEREEEEEDDDEEEEDQEVEEEEEEDEPRLKYQRMGGSIPTLLSNDAASCIAVAERMIALGTHDGTIHILDFLGNQVKEFRSHTATVNDLSFDVDGEYVGSCSDDGFVVINSLFTDEKMRFEYYRPMKAISLDPEYSRSSSRRFVAGGLAGQLFMNAKKWLGSRDQVLHSGEGPIHAVKWRTSLIAWANNAGVKVYDTANDQRITFIERPTGTPRPELLLPHLVWQDDTLLVIGWGTSVKIAAIRGNGYTGTNGTQRHVAFSSTKQVDIVASFQTSYCISGIAPYGDALVVLAYIPEKEDGEKEFSSTAPSRQGNAQRPEVRIVTWKNDELTTDALPVHGFEHYKAKDYALAHAPFSGSSYAGGQWAAGDEPMYYVVSPKDVVIAKPRDAEDHIAWLLQHGNHEKALAAVEAGQGPTELLDEVGTRYLDHLILERRYADAASLCPKLLRGSSSAWERWVFHFAHLRQLPVLVPFIPTENPRLRDTAYEVALVALATNPSYHKDLLSTIKSWPSVIYSALPIISAIEPQLNTSSMTDALKETLAELYRIDGQYEKALGLYADLLKPELFDFIEKYNLHDAIREKVVELMILDAKRAVSLLIHHKDIIPPVEVVPKLLAARKKCDSRYFLHLYLHSVFVTSPDAAKDFHDMQVELYADYDQKMLLPFLRSSQHYHLEKAYEICVKRDLLREQVYILGRMGNSKKALAVIVNKLEDIEEAVEFVTMQHDDELWEELIKQCLHRPEMVGMLLEHTVGNLDPLYIVNMVPNGLQIPRLRDRLVKIITDYRTEMSLRHGCNDILKADCVNLLVKYYKEARHAVCLGGGEDEVRPKRDDNGRSTGNDRRGGSAAGSIKRLEVKYKTRGGGRCCMCFDPFSIQDVSVTVFFCCHAYHTSCLMDSMHSLSSTSEKDDSDDDDEDDENKSSLPRIRCILCTTAAQ encoded by the exons ATGGGTCATAGTCCTTCAGAGAATGGAgttgaaggagatgatgaaagagaagaagaagaagaagatgatgatgaagaagaagaggatcagGAAGttgaggaagaggaggaagaagatgaacctAGATTGAAGTATCAAAGAATGGGTGGAAGTATTCCTACGCTTTTATCTAATGATGCTGCTTCTTGTATTGCTGTTGCTGAACGTATGATCGCTCTTGGAACTCATGATGGAACTATTCATATCCTTGATTTTCTCGGAAATCag GTGAAGGAGTTTCGTTCTCACACAGCTACTGTAAACGATCTCAGCTTTGACGTAGATGGTGAATACGTTGGGAGTTGCTCAGATGATGGATTTGTAGTAATAAATAGTCTGTTTACTGATGAGAAAATGAGGTTTGAGTATTACCGCCCCATGAAAGCGATCTCTCTTGACCCAGAATATTCAAGAAGTTCATCTCGGAGGTTTGTTGCTGGTGGTTTAGCGGGTCAGTTATTTATGAATGCAAAGAAATGGCTAGGATCCCGTGACCAG GTTCTTCACTCGGGCGAGGGTCCAATACATGCGGTGAAGTGGAGAACAAGCCTTATTGCATGGGCTAATAATGCTGGGGTCAAAGTATACGACACAGCAAATGATCAGCGCATCACATTTATTGAGAGGCCAACTGGAACCCCACGCCCTGAGCTCTTACTACCTCATCTAGTTTGGCAG GACGATACTCTCTTGGTTATTGGTTGGGGAACTTCAGTAAAAATTGCTGCAATAAGAGGGAACGGATATACAGGAACCAATGGGACACAAAGGCATGTGGCCTTTTCCAGTACAAAACAGGTTGATATTGTGGCGTCTTTCCAAACCAGCTATTGCATTTCAGGAATTGCACCCTATGGTGATGCTTTGGTTGTCCTTGCTTATATTCCTGAAAAAGAGGATGGAGAAAAAGAATTTAGTAGCACTGCTCCATCACGTCAG GGGAATGCACAGAGACCAGAAGTACGTATAGTCACGTGGAAAAATGATGAGCTTACAACTGATGCTCTTCCAGTACATGGTTTTGAGCATTACAAGGCAAAGGATTATGCTCTTGCTCATGCTCCTTTCTCAG GTAGCAGCTATGCGGGTGGTCAATGGGCTGCTGGGGATGAACCGATGTATTACGTAGTCTCCCCTAAAGATGTCGTCATTGCGAAGCCTAG GGACGCTGAAGATCATATAGCTTGGCTTCTTCAACACGGGAATCATGAGAAAGCATTGGCTGCGGTTGAGGCAGGACAGGGACCAACAGAACTTCTCGATGAG GTTGGAACAAGATACCTTGATCATCTGATATTGGAAAGGAGATACGCTGACGCTGCTTCTTTGTGCCCCAAGTTGTTGCGTGGATCTTCTTCAGCATGGGAGAG ATGGGTTTTCCACTTTGCTCATCTTCGCCAGCTTCCTGTCTTGGTTCCATTCATACCAACTGAAAATCCAAGGTTGCGCGATACTGCTTATGAG GTTGCTTTAGTGGCTCTGGCAACAAATCCTTCTTATCACAAGGACCTCCTATCAACTATTAAATCTTGGCCATCAGTGATATATTCTGCATTGCCTATTATTTCAGCAATAGAACCGCAGCTTAATACGTCATCCATGACTGATGCACTTAAAGAG ACTTTGGCCGAGTTGTATAGAATCGATGGACAGTATGAGAAAGCCCTTGGATTATACGCTGAT CTCTTGAAGCCTGAATTGTTTGACTTCATCGAAAAGTACAATTTACATGATGCGATTCGTGAAAAG GTTGTTGAGCTGATGATATTGGATGCTAAACGAGCAGTCTCTCTACTGATCCACCACAAGGATATAATTCCTCCAGTGGAAGTTGTTCCAAAACTATTGGCTGCTCGTAAAAAGTGTGATTCAAGATATTTTTTGCACTTATACCTGCATTCGGTATTTGTGACTAGTCCAGATGCTGCTAAAGATTTCCATGATATGCAg GTGGAGCTCTATGCTGACTATGATCAAAAGATGTTGCTTCCTTTTCTTCGAAGCAGTCAGCATTATCATCTTGAGAAG GCATATGAAATTTGCGTCAAAAGGGATCTTTTGAGAGAACAAGTCTATATCCTTGGAAGGATGGGCAACTCAAAAAAAGCTCTGGCTGTCATCGTGAATAAGCTAGAGGACATAGAAGAG GCTGTAGAATTTGTGACTATGCAACATGACGATGAACTCTGGGAAGAATTAATCAAGCAATGTCTACACAGACCTGAAATG GTGGGCATGTTGTTGGAGCACACTGTTGGTAACCTTGATCCGTTATACATTGTAAATATGGTCCCCAATGGTTTACAGATACCTCG TCTTAGGGATCGTCTAGTCAAAATCATTACAGATTACAGGACGGAGATGTCTCTTAGACATGGATGCAATGATATTCTAAAG GCAGATTGTGTTAACCTGTTGGTGAAGTACTATAAGGAAGCACGACATGCGGTTTGCTTGGGTGGTGGAGAAGATGAAGTGCGACCTAAAAGAGATGACAATGGCAGGTCTACAGGTAACGATAGAAGAGGAGGATCAGCTGCAGGAAGTATTAAAAGGCTAGAGGTAAAGTACAAAACAAGAGGTGGTGGAAGGTGTTGTATGTGCTTTGATCCCTTCTCAATTCAGGATGTATCTGTCACTGTGTTCTTTTGCTGTCATGCCTATCATACTAGCTGCCTTATGGATTCAATGCATTCTTTAAGCAGTACAAGTGAAAAGGATGACAGTGACgacgacgatgaagatgatgaaaacaaGTCTAGTTTACCTCGAATTCGTTGTATCCTATGTACTACAGCTGCTCAATGA